A region of the Methylobacterium nodulans ORS 2060 genome:
GCACGCCCGGAAAGACCATGCCGCTGTCGGCGTGCGGCGGTTTCGTCTTCGACCACACGTACCAGTCCCGGTAGGGCGAATCCGGATCGGAGCGGGCGGACTGGAACCAGGGATGCTGGTCGGAGGTGTGGTTGACCACGAGGTCGATCAGCACCTTGAGGCCGCGCTGCTTGGCCGCGTGCGTGAAGGCCACGAAGTCGCCGAGCGTGCCGTAGCGCGGATCGACGCCGTAATAGTCGCTGATATCGTAGCCGTTGTCGCGCATCGGGGAGGGCTGGAACGGCATCAGCCACAGGGCCGTGACGCCAAGGCCGACCAGATAGTCGAGCCGCCGCTCCAGCCCCTCGAAATCCCCGCACCCGTCGCCATTGGCATCCATGAGGGTGCCGACCGACAGGCTATAGATCACGGCATTCTTGTACCAGAGATCCTTGATCATGTGCCCTGGCTCTCCTCCGCCCGTGCGGGGAGCTAGGGCCGGCGCCGGATCAGTGGAGCGGCCGAACGGGATCTGCCGAAAAACGAGGCAGAGTGAGCTGATCTTGGGCTGTGTTGCGGTCTGCCGGTGCCCAGTTCCGGTGCAGCGGCCGGAATCGGCGCGGCCCTGCGGGGCAGGCGGCCGCTGCGGCCACGGCTGCCGCTGCATGCGGAATTGGCACATCGCTTGCCGGAGCGTGCGCGACCGGACAACAGGTCAGGGGAACGGAACACATGACGATGTCCTGGAAGGCATGGCTCTCGCGCGCGACGGTCGCGGGCGGGCTGGCACTCGGCGCCCTGACGGCAACGGCCGCCTCCGCACAGGAGACGATCAAGGTCGGCATCCTGCACTCGCTCTCGGGCACCATGGCGATCTCCGAGACGACGCTCAAGGACGTCATGCTCATGCTCATCGATGAGCAGAACAGACGAGGCGGCGTGCTCGGCAAGAAGCTCGAAGCGGTCGTGGTCGATCCGGCCTCGAACTGGCCGCTCTTCGCCGAGAAGGCGCGCGAGCTGATCGCGAAGGACAAGGTCTCGGCGGTGTTCGGCTGCTGGACCAGCGTGTCGCGCAAATCCGTGCTGCCGGTGTTCAAGGAGCTGAACTCGATCCTGTTCTACCCCGTCCAGTACGAGGGCGAGGAGAGCGAGCGCAACGTGTTCTACACCGGCGCCGCCCCGAACCAGCAGGCGATCCCGGCCGTCGACTATCTGATGCAGGAGGAGAAGGTCGAGCGCTGGGTGCTGGAGGGCACGGATTACGTCTATCCGCGCACGACCAACAAGATCCTCGAAGCCTATCTCAAGGCGAAGGGCGTGAAGCCCGAGGACATCTCGATCAACTACACGCCGTTCGGCCAGTCCGACTGGCAGACCCGGGTGGCGGCGATCAAGGCGTTCGGCTCGGCGGGCAAGAAGACCGCGGTGGTCTCGACCATCAACGGCGACGCCAATGTGCCCTTCTACAAGGAGCTGGCGAACCAGGGCATCAAGGCGACGGACATCCCGGTCGTGGCCTTCTCGGTCGGCGAGGAGGAGCTGGCGGGCATCGACACCAAGCCGCTGGTCGGCCACCTCGCGGCCTGGAACTACTTCCAGTCGATCGACACGCCGGACAACAAGGCCTTCATCGAGAAGTGGCGGAGCTTCACCAAGAACCCGAAGCGGGTCACCAACGATCCCATGGAGGCCCACTACATCGGCTTCAACATGTGGGTGAAGGCGGTCGAGAAGGCCGGCACGACCGATCCCGACAAGGTGATCGCGGCGCTTCCGGGCACGAAGCAGGCCAACCTGACTGGCGGCACCTCGGAGATGCTGCCCAACCACCACATCACCAAGCCGGTCTTCATCGGCGAGATCAAGGGTGACGGACAGTTCGACGTGGTGTGGAAGACCGACGGCCTGGTTCCGGGCGACGCGTGGTCGAAGGAGCTCGAAGGCTCCAAGGATCTCGTGGCCGACTGGGTCAAGCTGAATTGCGGCAACTACAACACCAAGACCAAGAAGTGCGGCGGCGCGTAAGCGCCGGCCGGCGGAGCGCCACCTGAGCGGCGCCTCAAT
Encoded here:
- the urtA gene encoding urea ABC transporter substrate-binding protein; its protein translation is MSWKAWLSRATVAGGLALGALTATAASAQETIKVGILHSLSGTMAISETTLKDVMLMLIDEQNRRGGVLGKKLEAVVVDPASNWPLFAEKARELIAKDKVSAVFGCWTSVSRKSVLPVFKELNSILFYPVQYEGEESERNVFYTGAAPNQQAIPAVDYLMQEEKVERWVLEGTDYVYPRTTNKILEAYLKAKGVKPEDISINYTPFGQSDWQTRVAAIKAFGSAGKKTAVVSTINGDANVPFYKELANQGIKATDIPVVAFSVGEEELAGIDTKPLVGHLAAWNYFQSIDTPDNKAFIEKWRSFTKNPKRVTNDPMEAHYIGFNMWVKAVEKAGTTDPDKVIAALPGTKQANLTGGTSEMLPNHHITKPVFIGEIKGDGQFDVVWKTDGLVPGDAWSKELEGSKDLVADWVKLNCGNYNTKTKKCGGA